CGTAGGCATAGCCCCCGGGTGGATAGAAAGATGCAACGGTTTGTAGATTCCCAATTTCTCATTCATTGACATTCAATTCAATGAGGAAAACAACAAAATTCATGAGTGTGGCAATGAGGTGGCAATGACTCAAAAAAGAACCCACAACCTCCTTTATCTAGAACCATTAATTTCTTTATCTGCAACGTGTTCCATCTTACAACCTGCGAACGCACATGCGGGTCCCGCCCTACCTCAAAAAATGTTTCTTATCCGAACACAATTTCCCAACCACTAGCCACGCGTCCCCTGCACCACCACTTCTCCACCGTCCGATCTCACCGACGTCCCCCTCAAACCCCATCTCCACCGTCCATTAAGGATTTCCTGCGATCCACGGAATAATTCCACTTTatctgcttctttttcttctctctctGTGTATTTCAAACCAGCACACAAAACTTTACCCCACCACCCTTTGGATTCGCCGTTGCTTCTGGATAAAGCGTTTTCTTCCTACCCTTTTCCGCACTTTGCTCTTTCAAACCTTCtgattctctcttctcttctttctttctttcaattttctTGAGAAATTTTGAAGAAAATCCTGTGTTTTTCTTGAATCTTTTAATGGCTGAGGTTTTTACCAATACCAGTTTGGTTTCTTCTTGGCTTGGCCACACACAACAACACCACCATAATCAGAAGTTGATGGTGTCCAAGGTTGCCAAGAGTTGTAGCTTCCCTTCTTTGAAGCTGAAGTCTCAGGCTCTCAGATCTTCACCCTTTTCATCAGAGTTTCATGGTAAAAAACCTGTATTTCGTGTTAATAGAGCAATATCTAGCAGACCCAGATCGCAGTTTCCACCTTCAAACGGTGTTCAGGTTGGTGATCACAAAACCCTCTTAATCTTAatctgattttattttattttaattattttattttatttttggattcTGGTTTTTCAAATTCTTAGGTTATGTTCAATTTTCTGAAATTGGAAAGTTTCATAATTTATGGTGGGTTTTATTGGATCTTTTCTAACCTATGGTGTTACTTTTATTGGATTTTGCAGATGACCTTAAGATTAGGGAAAGTTCAGAAATGGTGGGAGAAGGGTCTTCAACCAAACATGAGAGAGGTGACTTCGGCTGAAGACCTTGTTGACTCTCTTTTGAACGCAGGGGATAAGCTTGTGATTGTTGATTTCTTCTCTCCTGGTTGTGGTGGCTGCAAAGCTCTTCATCCTAAGGTATTATTCTTCACCCTTTTAGCTGATTCATTCATAGATCAATCATCAATCAACCTACATGAGTCTATTCATGGATTTTCATTGTTTGTAATTGTTGATTTTGTTTCTGATGTGGTTTTGGTATTGCAGATTTGTCAACTGGCTGAGATGAATCCGGATGTTCAGTTCCTTCATGTGAACTATGAGGAACATAAATCTATGTGTTATAGCCTTAACGTTCATGTCCTTCCCTTCTTCCGCTTTTATAGAGGCGCTCATGGTCGCTTATGTAGCTTTAGCTGCACAAATGCCACGGTTAGTTATACATACCATgtcaattttattaaatttatacTATGCATTTAGATCTGGTAGCATAGCAATGCTTGTTGTTTAGTTTAGGAGATTTGACATGTTTGGAAACtcttttacaattgattttgaagttaGAATCAATTGGCATGTTTGGAGAAGCTTCTGTGTGTAACTTATGGGTTTCAGAATTAATCCTGATGAAAGAAAAGCTGATCCAATCATACTAGTATGCTCAGTAGCTATGCTTTTTATTGGCATCTGACTAATTGTTCATTACAAATTTGAAGAATGCTTTCAACCTGAGACCATTCGTTCAACATTTTTCACACTATTTGAATAATATATGTTTGGAATGCATGTGTTTCCTGTTGGGTTGTTCATGTACTCTGTTGAATTATGGTAATGATAGATTTATTATGGATCAAGCATTCAATTTGAAGTTAACTGATGTGAAGTTAACTAATGAagtttgattttaattacaGATCAAGAAGTTTAGAGATGCATTGGCCAAACACACTCCCGATAGATGCAGTTTGGGACCAACCAAAGGGTTAGAGGAGAAAGAGCTCCTAGCTCTTTCTGCCAACAGAGATCTTTCTTTCACATACTCGCCTTTGCAGCCTGCACATTCCCCTGCAAATGAAGAGTTTGCAACGGAAGCTGCTCCTGAGTCCCTCCCTTTACCTTCATTGACCTCCAAGTCGGAGTCCTCGGAACAGAGAACCCTGACCACTGCTGGGAGATGATGTGGCCAGTTTGTAAGCAAACCCCATCTTTTGACTTCATGTATGTTTGGATTTCCGCTGAACTCTACGCAAACGGGGAACGGATCGCTTGAAATCCCTTGTACAGTATAGGTTTGGTGAAGTTGCTTAGGTTTGGTGAAGTTGCTTCGCTTGGTATACCTTTTGAGAATGAAGGTATCATTGAAGATCAAGTTACAAAGTGTGTATTCCTCCAAGGCAATTGGATTTATGTTTTTTTGGATCCATGCCTTGTTAATATTAGGCTAGATAGTAGCTGTAGAAATATTAGTTTTGCCCTTCTTGTGTATTTGAGGAATCCCTTCCTACTGTTGTAAAATGAATGTCAGTTTATTTTCGGGGGGATGATCTCACTTGTATTCTATTTATGAGGCAGCTATATATAGTAACCTTTTTCTTCATGGTAAAATTGGTATGCGCATATGAGAGGTGTAATTTTGCTTCTGAGATCACCgtttggtttgagaaaatgGTGGTTAAGTATGTTCTCATACACAGGAATACCCCTGTTAGCCGGCTTTTGTAgtaaattctattttttttgttttcctttgaCAGAAGAAAATGGAATGAACTATATATATGATCTCATGCTTGGTTATTGAAAGGAGAATTGAATGAGAATTCATATGATTGATTGTATGAATGGATTTTgatgtcaaaaaaataaaataattatctgAATGGATATCACTTTACTAGCAAAGTGAAGGAATCTTCTATCCATTTCACCCGAATTAGTGAAATTATTGGAGTGAAATGCAGCCCACTTCATTTGCTCCTCATGTTTAGTATTAATCAAAACATGTTGTAttgaaaaatgaggtgtgaatgtATCATTGTTGGAAGTTTATCCACACATTTTTAGCCTTTTGATATAGGAGAATTTGAGGAAGAGATTTTGGGatctttttgtgtttttttagggGAAGAAAATGTTGGAGGGGAAGAAGTTAATGGGCATCACAATTCACAACTTTTATGGGTTTCACTTTTCTAAAGTCTGAACTTAAGGGGTAAATTAAGTAAATATTATAATCATTGAAGTGATTACTTACTCTCATAAAATTAATAACACAATTCTATCAATAAATGTCATACTAATTTTACCATCTTACTTTTATAAGCTCCTTCAAAATGCGAAGGAAAAGTAAAGAAAGAAGGCTACTCATGTTTTAATATTACCCTTGTGTTTTGAAAAATATAGATATTTAgcagaaaaaaaatgaagatttaGTAGTGGTTAGTTGACTTGATAGTCGATTACActgattcttcttctttttatgtCGACATTGACTTTTCTCATAtgactgaatttttttttttcaatcttagcggtgatttttttattaaaaaaataccaTCTCTTTCTTGCTATTTGTCTCTTCAATCAAATAAGAGTCAACAAGAAAAAAGAGCCAGCCTCTCATTGTGATTTTTCTTAACTTGGATGTTGCCACTCTGCTTATTGCTTAGTTTAGAGTGAGTAATATGCCATTGCGATTCTGCATTTAGTGGTCTCACTGCAATTACAAATCAGATGATAACTACATATGAAAGAAACATCCACACATATTTGGAATCTGTCATTTCAGAGGACAACAGGTGTACAAAATTTGTGGAGGCACATTAGGTGACATATTAACTCAAGATTTGCTGGATTTCTTTTGAATAAAAACAAACATAATGTTGTATTCTCTTGCCATATTGAGCCACTGCATTATGTAAGTAAGTAATACACGTGTCGTACAAATAACAAAGGCTATATAGACCATGAAATGGAAGCTTCAAGAAGATATGTTATCGTTTGTGCCTAGCTCACTCTGAAGTTTCTGGAATATCTAAACAGATAAAAACAGGATGAAGGTTGGGAAATTGGGTGCTTGACATGAAAAGAGATAACgaagaaaaatagaagaaaagattGTGTTATTGTAGGGGTGAACGTGGCCTATCTTGCTTTGCACATATAAAAGAATATGGTGGTCCACTCGAAgattttgaagttttttttttttgtgctgaAGTCACAAGCATTTCATCCCATGTGATTCTATgcatataccaaaaaaaaaccattataTATACTATCCATAATAAGTTAGTCCTAAGTCCTAACCAACTCCTAATTTGAGTTACTAGTTGAGCTATTTAAATACTATTTTAGTGAACTTAAGTTTTCAGATAAAATTTAAGTAACTTATGTTGATTTCGTTCTAACTACAGTtccttattttacttttggttaaGTCTCATTATATctcatatatatttatattattttaaggtCATAACACCATCTTTGATGAAATGATTCAAAGGACGATAATCCACTACGAGCCTTTTCTTTTGCCTGACTTGTTCTGATCTCTTATTCACATAGAATGTTGTGCAAGCCCACTCTGATTTTGTTGGTTCTATCAAACCTTGTTTGATAAGTTGTTGACATTCTTCTTGTGCACCTTTGAGTTTTGAAGGAGTCATTCCAGGATGTGCTGCCTTTGTAGGATTGATATAGTGTCGTTCCAAGTCTGGCTTTTTGAGGGAACAACACTTCATCTCAAAGTATTCTCTTCGGGCTTCTTTATCTAGGAGAGATTGATCTCCTAGAAATTGGAATTGCAAGGTTGCAATTACCTGTGGAATTGAGATTCTATGGAATGAGTATTCAAGGtcataaaaaagagaaaatatttttttttaatcaaacagCGAACAAAGAGAATGAACAACCGTTGCTTAAAATTAAACGTTTCTAAAATTTAAGCAACCAAAACTATTAGAGCATATACAATgctaggttcttagttcttagcactattcatgtggacTCGTACTGtgacatgtgcttaagcaactctttgcagatttgctccaaccattaattcttagttcttaaattttagcactattcatttagtcacacaataccattatatttctccctccggtcctatttataagcatgaaagagaagaaaaatcttgatcctttttataagaaccaaatgaaagtttgagctatattaattaattttttccaatgatgcccttattaattctaacttgtaaaatgcgtttcattaattattctctttctttcccactttccaacactaataacaaagggtaattttggaagtttgttatgattcaagacaaatttaatgcattttatctagtttaactacatttcttaaactatgtgaatttttttttgctacttataaataggaccggaggaagtaatattttttattttcatataattttgatttaaatttaaagcaGCAAATCCCAAGAACCATAGAGCCGCTATAGAAACACTAGAAGTGAGAAAAGGCAAAGAGGAGCGTCGTTGAATACAAACAACAAGAGATACGTCGTGCAAGAGGCAAAATGTTGAAACCTCAAGATTACCAAAATGCCATCAATCCAGTCTCAGTAACACCTCGGTCTACTCTACCTTACCATTGCAAATGCAAAAGAAGCTGAGGGAAGTGCCACCAACACCGAGCCCCAAGATGCCTGGAAAAACCCCAAAACCACCACGAAATTATAGTCattttttcttgttttaaaGATTTGTTTTAACACCTTAATTCATTTCAATTtgaaggaattttccccctaaAAATTTTAATCAACATCTAATCTTGATTGCTTGCCAATTACTGTGTGCTACATTAttagaagataaaataaaaattatggaTGAAAGTTCAAGATCGATAAGATAGATGTTTAAAAAGTTACAGCTCcaaattaaacattaataatGAGGATATAATGAAAAGTGGATTGCATTAATGAAATGAGATGAGTGGATCTTTTATCTTCATAacttgattttgaaatttttatcTTCATAACTTGAGTAATGcatgaacaagtttcttaggaAGTTATGTAGAGAAAATTATTACTAATTTAgacattaaatatttttttaaatataacaaTAGATCCCTAGTTTTTtgtgaaagaaaaaaagtataTATGTGGAGGAATAAGATAAGAATACACAGCTCAACTTCAGAGGGTAACATGACCCCAAATTAAACAAGGCTAacctaagaaaaaaaaacaaccgaccccgcaaaacacacacacacagatgAACAAAACCTAAAGAATCTTGTATGTGTCTAAACTTCACAATTAGGTGTTGTACCCATTAAGGTGGGTTTTACATTAGCACATGTAGCAGTTGTGGCAACCCCATTGAATGTGAGATAAATGTCGCTGAGCTCTACATCTTCACATGGTGTGCCGCCGCTACAAATAAGAATTACACCATTTTGAGTCGCAGAAGTTCCCTTAATATCCTTGAACACGACCTTGCTTATCTTTATCTTTGAAGGAGTCTACAATCATTATAAAAACATATCTCAAAATAAAGTAGGGAAGAATATCTAGTTTAATATGCATGCAAACATTGAATAGAATAAAAATATCAACGacataattttattaaaataagatGAGAAGAGTTTTTATAACTTAAATACCTGTTTATTGCATTGATTCCATGGGCAATACTCTTGATCAATGATCACTGGGTTGCTAACGTTAACCATTGTAATATCCTCAAAATGAAAATCTGACACAATATAACTTATTGGAGTACCAGGCCATGTCTTAATCCTCAAACCATTATCAGTGTTATTCAATGTACAATTTCGTACAGTCAAACTTTCTACAGGCTCTTCATTTGGATACTTCCCAAGACTTCCAACACTAATTCCATGTCCGGGCGCGCATGTCACATTTAAAATAGTGACCCGTCGAGTGCCATCTCCTATTGAAATGCAATCATCGCCGGTACCAATATAGGAGTTAGTTATGTTAATTTCACTCGATTTTCCTATGTGAATTCCATCGGTGTTTGGACTTGTTTCCGGAGCACTGATAGAAAAGTTTTCAAAGGTGACATTCTTGCATCCAAAAACATTGACATGAAAATGTTTGCTATCCTTTGAAGTTATGCCTTTGATAACAGAATTGTTGAGGAAGTTGAAACCAAAATTCTGTAGAAAAACATATAAGTAAGTTTATTTGTAAAGCCCTGTATATTaattgtagatttttttttgaaatggacaTATATTCTTTTACCATTGAAAGTTTCTTGCAATTCCATCTCTTTTTACAATCATTTTGTTTCCAAGCTGCTTCGCCTTGGCCATCAAAAGTCCCAACACCTGATAAGGTGAAGAAGTTCAAATATCCAAATCTAACCCATTGATAATTTCCATCAAGTTGGGCGGGGTCTATAGGTGCTTCAATTGTTCCATCAACCTGAACCTCCATAGGTGCCTTGCATGGGCCCCTAAGATCCACTTGTTCTAACTTGTATTTACCATTAGGAATCAATATTTTGCTTGGACTTGTTGATGCACATCCTTCTTTCCAAACAGCTATAAAAGCCTAAACAATGTACCATGCGAAACTTATATAAATGAGTATGAAAAATTAACATGTTTTTTGAAAAATCAATGTCGATTGTGTtacaaattatattaaaaatcctaatcATTTGCATGCTTCCCCACATTAGCATGCTCTTACCTGAGTTATATCTCCATTGGAATTAACGCCAAATTTTGTTACATCAAAAACCCTGGATTGAGCATTAGCCGCTGAAACCAGCAATAAGAACAAAGCGGATGTGATAATATTTAACATTGTGGCCAACTTAAAATACTCGACAAACAATTAAGAACGTGTGTTTCTACTTGATTATTTTTGTAGAATATGATATGAAACCATTTGAAGCTAGAGAGTTATTTATAATGACATTACTATACTTCAAGGCCATTAAAATTATGAACAAACTTTTGAGCTAATTATAGATTGGTTTGGTGAAAAACAAAAGATTGTTGCTAAGTAGATGCATGACAATCcaaaaaataatacaaaaactaacaaatgaacaaattggTTAATTCGTTATTACTAAAGAAAAATAAGATGTATGCCTCCCCTAAAATGAGAGATGGTTATCCCTAAGGAATTCTTTGCAAACAACTTGATTATTGAGTTCATTCAATATTTCTGGCTTATAGTTCTTTATATTTTTTGGTTAAAACAAATATTGCAA
This is a stretch of genomic DNA from Lotus japonicus ecotype B-129 chromosome 1, LjGifu_v1.2. It encodes these proteins:
- the LOC130729848 gene encoding thioredoxin-like 1-1, chloroplastic; this translates as MAEVFTNTSLVSSWLGHTQQHHHNQKLMVSKVAKSCSFPSLKLKSQALRSSPFSSEFHGKKPVFRVNRAISSRPRSQFPPSNGVQMTLRLGKVQKWWEKGLQPNMREVTSAEDLVDSLLNAGDKLVIVDFFSPGCGGCKALHPKICQLAEMNPDVQFLHVNYEEHKSMCYSLNVHVLPFFRFYRGAHGRLCSFSCTNATIKKFRDALAKHTPDRCSLGPTKGLEEKELLALSANRDLSFTYSPLQPAHSPANEEFATEAAPESLPLPSLTSKSESSEQRTLTTAGR
- the LOC130729851 gene encoding polygalacturonase-like; protein product: MEVQVDGTIEAPIDPAQLDGNYQWVRFGYLNFFTLSGVGTFDGQGEAAWKQNDCKKRWNCKKLSMNFGFNFLNNSVIKGITSKDSKHFHVNVFGCKNVTFENFSISAPETSPNTDGIHIGKSSEINITNSYIGTGDDCISIGDGTRRVTILNVTCAPGHGISVGSLGKYPNEEPVESLTVRNCTLNNTDNGLRIKTWPGTPISYIVSDFHFEDITMVNVSNPVIIDQEYCPWNQCNKQTPSKIKISKVVFKDIKGTSATQNGVILICSGGTPCEDVELSDIYLTFNGVATTATCANVKPTLMGTTPNCEV